In a genomic window of Chroicocephalus ridibundus chromosome 18, bChrRid1.1, whole genome shotgun sequence:
- the NFRKB gene encoding nuclear factor related to kappa-B-binding protein isoform X1: protein MDSLDHMLTDPLELGPCGEGNGTHGIMEDCMLGTTRVSLPEDLLEDPEIFFDVVSLSTWQEVLTDAQQDHLKKFLPHFPENNREHQNKLISALFSGENFRFGNPLHIAQKLFRDGHFNPEVVKYRQLCFKSQYKRYLSSQQQYFYRLLKQILASRNHLLDLARKGGPDMTLRRKHFPPTYDTEERDRRTHRRYLKILREVKEECGDTTLSSDEEDLSSWPPSSPARCPSPPVPLRVIPTLSTLDMKTADKIELGESDLKMMLKKHHEKRKRQPDHPDLVTTDLTLEDIMTRVNAGRKGSLAALFDLATLKKKVKEKEDKKKKKLKVIKSEAEDLADSLGNADGIPSMSQDHSPIPLSSVKEEPLEEMKPCLGINEISSSFFFLLLEILFLEGPATLSVLEDKVLDWQSSPASALNNWFSFAPNWSELVLPALQYLTGDSRDVPSSFSPFVEFKEKTQQWKLLGSCQDHEKELAALFQLWLETKDQTFFKENEDSSDATPIPRVRTDYVVRPSTGEEKRVFQEQERYRYSQPHKAFTFRMHGFESVVGPVKGVFDKETSLNKAREHSLLRSDRPAYVTILSLVRDAAARLPNGEGTRAEICELLKDSQFLAPDVTSAQVNTVVSGALDRLHYEKDPCVKYDIGRKLWIYLHRDRSEEEFERIHQAQAAAAKAKKALQQKPKPPAKMKSSSKESSVKALPSSTSEPSQLSLSDSSMPPTPVTPVTPTAPALPATPISPPPVSVVSKSVSSAGSEPAKPNQSVLLVSSPTMPQLGTLLSTAQSSQSQPGPQPPPTRVVSHTTSSGLPQVRVVTAQSSLPAVSQQAPVVTQQQQPTSVPQIRVPATATQTKVLPQAVMTLPVKTQTSPVQVQRPGSSVTGQTGITVTGLSAAPSPAVKPVTSSPGSSATSTSSTTVIQNVAGQNIIKQVAITGQLGMKTQPGSGIPLTATNFRIQGKDVLRLPPSSITTDAKGQTVLRITPDMMATLAKSQVTTVKLTQDLFTAAAGSSGSGKGISATLHVTSNPVQTADSPAKTSTATSASSSPAGSTVVKVTPDLKTAEPTSSAFRLMPALGMTVADQKSKAITTVASTEAKPAATIRIVQGLGVMPPKAGQTITVATHAKQAPSSSAVSVPGTVHTSAVSLPTMSATVSKAVAVASGAAGTPITIGTGATAVRQVPVSTTVVSTSQAGKLPARITVPLSVISQPVKGKSVVTAPIIKGNLGANISGLGRNIILTTMPAGTKLIAGNKPVSFLTAQQLQQLQQQGQATQVRIQTVPASHLQQGTVSGSTKAVSTVVVTTAPSPKQTQDQL, encoded by the exons ATGGACTCTCTGGATCACATGCTGACGGaccccctggagctggggccCTGCGGGGAAGGGAATGGCACACACGGCATCATGGAGGACTGCATGCTGGGTACCACCAGGGTCAGCCTGCCTGAGGACCTGCTGGAGGAC ccTGAGATCTTCTTCGACGTTGTCAGCCTGTCTACGTGGCAGGAGGTGCTGACGGATGCACAGCAAGACCACCTAAAAAAATTCCTGCCTCACTTTCCTGAAAACAACCGAGAGCATCAGAACAAACTCATCTCTGCGTTGTTCAGTGGCGAAAACTTCCGTTTTGGAAATCCACTGCACATCGCCCAGAAACTCTTCCGAG ATGGGCACTTTAATCCTGAAGTCGTGAAATACCGGCAGCTCTGTTTTAAGTCCCAGTACAAGCGCTACCTGAGCTCTCAGCAGCAGTACTTCTACCGACTGCTCAAGCAGATCCTCGCTTCCCGCAAT CACTTGCTGGATTTAGCTCGGAAAGGAGGCCCTGACATGACCCTCAGGAGAAAGCACTTCCCACCGACGTATGACACAGAAGAACGAGACAGACGGACACATCGGCGCTACTTGAAGATTCTGAGGGAAGTGAAAGAGGAGTGCGGAGATACCACCTTGTCTTCTGATGAAGAAG aTCTAAGCTCCTGGCCTCCAAGTTCTCCAGCACGTTGTCCAAGTCCACCGGTTCCCCTGAGAGTGATCCCCACGTTGTCAACCTTGGACATGAAGACAGCAG ACAAGATAGAACTTGGGGAAAGTGATTTGAAGATGATGTTGAAGAAGCACCATGAGAAACGAAAACGTCAACCT GACCATCCTGATCTAGTGACGACAGACCTGACTCTTGAGGACATTATGACTCGAGTAAATGCTGGCAGGAAAGGTTCCTTAGCAG CCTTATTCGACCTTGCAACCCTCAAGAAAAaggtgaaggaaaaggaagataagaagaaaaaaaagctgaaggttATTAAATCCGAGGCGGAAGACTTGGCTGACTCTCTTGGCAATGCAGATGGAATCCCATCAATGTCTCAGGATCATTCCCCCATCCCTCTGTCATCTGTCAAAGAGGA ACCTCTTGAAGAGATGAAGCCATGCCTTGGAATAAATGAAATatcttccagcttctttttccttcttttggagATCCTGTTTCTGGAAGGACCTGCTACTCTCTCTGTG cttgAAGATAAAGTTCTAGATTGGCAGTCTTCTCCTGCCAGCGCGCTCAATAACTGGTTCTCCTTTGCCCCTAATTGGTCTGAACTGGTTTTACCCGCCTTGCAGTACTTGACAGgtgacagcagag ATGTTCCTTCCAGCTTCTCACCTTTCGTTGAATTCAAGGAGAAAACTCAGCAGTGGAAATTGCTTG GTTCTTGCCAAGATCATGAGAAGGAACTGGCAGCACTGTTTCAGCTCTGGTTGGAGACCAAAGACCAGACTTTTTTCAAA GAAAATGAAGACAGCTCAGATGCCACACCAATCCCCAGAGT AAGAACTGACTATGTAGTCCGACCTAGCACTGGAGAGGAGAAACGTGTGTTTCAGGAGCAG GAACGTTACCGTTACAGCCAGCCCCACAAAGCTTTCACGTTCCGTATGCATGGCTTTGAGTCGGTTGTTGGTCCTGTGAAGGGGGTGTTTGACAAGGAAACCTCATTAAACAAAGCCCGAGAGCATTCTCTCCTGCGCTCAGACCGACCAGCTTATGTCACCATCTTGTCCCTCG ttcGTGATGCTGCTGCTCGCCTTCCTAATGGAGAAGGAACTCGTGCTGAAATCTGTGAGCTGCTTAAAGATTCCCAGTTCCTAGCTCCCGATGTTACAAGTGCTCAA GTTAATACTGTTGTTAGTGGTGCTCTGGATCGATTACATTATGAGAAGGATCCCTGTGTGAAATACGATATTGGACGCAAATTGTGGATCTACCTGCACCGGGACAGGAGTGAGGAAGAGTTTG AACGGATCCACCAGGCTCAAGCTGCTGCAGCGAAGGCCAAGAAAGCTCTTCAGCAGAAGCCGAAACCTCCAGCTAAAATG AAATCTAGTAGCAAGGAGAGTTCTGTGAAAGCACTCCCCAGCAGCACATCAGAGCCCAGTCAGCTGAGCCTTAGTGACTCCAGCATGCCACCGACTCCTGTGACTCCTGTCACACCAACTGCACCAGCATTGCCGGCAACGCCTATTTCACCCCCACCAGTGTCTGTGGTTAGCAAGAGCGTATCTAGTGCTGGATCGGAGCCAGCAAAACCCAACCAAAG TGTTCTTCTGGTATCTTCCCCTACCATGCCACAGCTCGGGACGTTGCTTTCCACAGCCCAGAGTTCACAATCACAGCCAGGGCCGCAGCCGCCTCCCACCCGCGTGGTAAGTCATACCACCTCCTCCGGACTGCCGCAGGTCCGGGTGGTCACTGCCCAGTCCAGCCTCCCAGCGGTGTCCCAGCAAGCCCCGGTGGTAACCCAGCAGCAGCAACCGACATCAGTGCCTCAAATCCGTGTTCCAGCTACAGCCACGCAAACCAAAGTGCTTCCTCAG gCTGTGATGACTCTGCCGGTAAAAACTCAAACCAGCCCAGTGCAGGTGCAAAGACCAGGAAGCTCCGTGACGGGACAGACGGGCATCACTGTGACAGGACTGTCTGCAGCACCCAGTCCTGCTGTCAAGCCAGTAACCAGCTCCCCGGGCAGTTCTGCTACAAGCACCTCCTCTACCACTGTCATCCAGAATGTAGCTGGCCAGAATATCATCAAGCAG GTGGCTATAACAGGGCAACTCGGCATGAAGACCCAGCCTGGAAGTGGCATCCCACTCACGGCGACCAATTTTCGGATCCAAGGAAAGGATGTGTTGCGCCTACCCCCGTCCTCTATCACCACAGATGCAAAGGGACAGACTGTGCTGCGTATCACCCCGGACATGATGGCCACCCTGGCCAAATCACAAGTCACTACTGTCAAACTGACTCAGGACCTCTTCACGGCAGCTGCGGGAAGCAGTGGTAGTGGGAAGGGCATCTCTGCAACTTTGCACGTGACATCCAATCCTGTCCAGACTGCCGATTCTCCAGCCAAGACAAGCACGGCCACTTCTGCTTCTTCCAGCCCAGCTGGAAGCACAGTGGTTAAAGTGACTCCTGACTTAAAGACTGCAGAGCCAACAAGCTCCGCTTTCCGGCTGATGCCTGCTCTGGGCATGACCGTGGCAGACCAGAAGAGCAAAGCCATAACTACGGTGGCGTCCACTGAGGCCAAGCCGGCTGCTACTATAAGAATcgtgcaggggctgggggtgatgCCGCCCAAAGCTGGGCAGACTATTACGGTAGCTACTCATGCTAAGCAAGCGCCCTCTTCCTCAGCAGTGAGCGTGCCCGGCACAGTCCATACCTCAGCTGTCTCTTTACCAACCATGAGTGCCACAGTGTCGAAAGCAGTTGCTGTGGCctcgggagctgctgggactCCCATAACTATAGGCACAGGAGCCACTGCTGTGCGGCAGGTACCCGTCAGCACCACAGTAGTATCTACATCCCAGGCA GGTAAACTACCAGCACGAATAACAGTGCCTCTGTCAGTGATCAGCCAGCCAGTGAAAGGCAAGAGTGTGGTGACTGCCCCCATCATCAAGGGCAACCTTGGGGCCAA CATCAGTGGGTTAGGTAGAAATATCATCCTGACTACGATGCCAGCAGGGACAAAACTGATCGCTGGGAACAAGCCAGTGAGTTTTCTGACTGCACAGCAactacagcagctgcagcagcaaggcCAAGCCACGCAG GTTCGAATTCAAACTGTACCAGCCTCCCATCTCCAGCAGGGAACAGTGTCTGGCTCTACTAAAGCAGTTTCCACTGTGGTTGTGACAACGGCTCCATCTCCAAAGCAGACCCAAGATCAGCTATGA
- the NFRKB gene encoding nuclear factor related to kappa-B-binding protein isoform X2, giving the protein MDSLDHMLTDPLELGPCGEGNGTHGIMEDCMLGTTRVSLPEDLLEDPEIFFDVVSLSTWQEVLTDAQQDHLKKFLPHFPENNREHQNKLISALFSGENFRFGNPLHIAQKLFRDGHFNPEVVKYRQLCFKSQYKRYLSSQQQYFYRLLKQILASRNHLLDLARKGGPDMTLRRKHFPPTYDTEERDRRTHRRYLKILREVKEECGDTTLSSDEEDLSSWPPSSPARCPSPPVPLRVIPTLSTLDMKTADKIELGESDLKMMLKKHHEKRKRQPDHPDLVTTDLTLEDIMTRVNAGRKGSLAALFDLATLKKKVKEKEDKKKKKLKVIKSEAEDLADSLGNADGIPSMSQDHSPIPLSSVKEEPLEEMKPCLGINEISSSFFFLLLEILFLEGPATLSVLEDKVLDWQSSPASALNNWFSFAPNWSELVLPALQYLTGDSRDVPSSFSPFVEFKEKTQQWKLLGSCQDHEKELAALFQLWLETKDQTFFKENEDSSDATPIPRVTDYVVRPSTGEEKRVFQEQERYRYSQPHKAFTFRMHGFESVVGPVKGVFDKETSLNKAREHSLLRSDRPAYVTILSLVRDAAARLPNGEGTRAEICELLKDSQFLAPDVTSAQVNTVVSGALDRLHYEKDPCVKYDIGRKLWIYLHRDRSEEEFERIHQAQAAAAKAKKALQQKPKPPAKMKSSSKESSVKALPSSTSEPSQLSLSDSSMPPTPVTPVTPTAPALPATPISPPPVSVVSKSVSSAGSEPAKPNQSVLLVSSPTMPQLGTLLSTAQSSQSQPGPQPPPTRVVSHTTSSGLPQVRVVTAQSSLPAVSQQAPVVTQQQQPTSVPQIRVPATATQTKVLPQAVMTLPVKTQTSPVQVQRPGSSVTGQTGITVTGLSAAPSPAVKPVTSSPGSSATSTSSTTVIQNVAGQNIIKQVAITGQLGMKTQPGSGIPLTATNFRIQGKDVLRLPPSSITTDAKGQTVLRITPDMMATLAKSQVTTVKLTQDLFTAAAGSSGSGKGISATLHVTSNPVQTADSPAKTSTATSASSSPAGSTVVKVTPDLKTAEPTSSAFRLMPALGMTVADQKSKAITTVASTEAKPAATIRIVQGLGVMPPKAGQTITVATHAKQAPSSSAVSVPGTVHTSAVSLPTMSATVSKAVAVASGAAGTPITIGTGATAVRQVPVSTTVVSTSQAGKLPARITVPLSVISQPVKGKSVVTAPIIKGNLGANISGLGRNIILTTMPAGTKLIAGNKPVSFLTAQQLQQLQQQGQATQVRIQTVPASHLQQGTVSGSTKAVSTVVVTTAPSPKQTQDQL; this is encoded by the exons ATGGACTCTCTGGATCACATGCTGACGGaccccctggagctggggccCTGCGGGGAAGGGAATGGCACACACGGCATCATGGAGGACTGCATGCTGGGTACCACCAGGGTCAGCCTGCCTGAGGACCTGCTGGAGGAC ccTGAGATCTTCTTCGACGTTGTCAGCCTGTCTACGTGGCAGGAGGTGCTGACGGATGCACAGCAAGACCACCTAAAAAAATTCCTGCCTCACTTTCCTGAAAACAACCGAGAGCATCAGAACAAACTCATCTCTGCGTTGTTCAGTGGCGAAAACTTCCGTTTTGGAAATCCACTGCACATCGCCCAGAAACTCTTCCGAG ATGGGCACTTTAATCCTGAAGTCGTGAAATACCGGCAGCTCTGTTTTAAGTCCCAGTACAAGCGCTACCTGAGCTCTCAGCAGCAGTACTTCTACCGACTGCTCAAGCAGATCCTCGCTTCCCGCAAT CACTTGCTGGATTTAGCTCGGAAAGGAGGCCCTGACATGACCCTCAGGAGAAAGCACTTCCCACCGACGTATGACACAGAAGAACGAGACAGACGGACACATCGGCGCTACTTGAAGATTCTGAGGGAAGTGAAAGAGGAGTGCGGAGATACCACCTTGTCTTCTGATGAAGAAG aTCTAAGCTCCTGGCCTCCAAGTTCTCCAGCACGTTGTCCAAGTCCACCGGTTCCCCTGAGAGTGATCCCCACGTTGTCAACCTTGGACATGAAGACAGCAG ACAAGATAGAACTTGGGGAAAGTGATTTGAAGATGATGTTGAAGAAGCACCATGAGAAACGAAAACGTCAACCT GACCATCCTGATCTAGTGACGACAGACCTGACTCTTGAGGACATTATGACTCGAGTAAATGCTGGCAGGAAAGGTTCCTTAGCAG CCTTATTCGACCTTGCAACCCTCAAGAAAAaggtgaaggaaaaggaagataagaagaaaaaaaagctgaaggttATTAAATCCGAGGCGGAAGACTTGGCTGACTCTCTTGGCAATGCAGATGGAATCCCATCAATGTCTCAGGATCATTCCCCCATCCCTCTGTCATCTGTCAAAGAGGA ACCTCTTGAAGAGATGAAGCCATGCCTTGGAATAAATGAAATatcttccagcttctttttccttcttttggagATCCTGTTTCTGGAAGGACCTGCTACTCTCTCTGTG cttgAAGATAAAGTTCTAGATTGGCAGTCTTCTCCTGCCAGCGCGCTCAATAACTGGTTCTCCTTTGCCCCTAATTGGTCTGAACTGGTTTTACCCGCCTTGCAGTACTTGACAGgtgacagcagag ATGTTCCTTCCAGCTTCTCACCTTTCGTTGAATTCAAGGAGAAAACTCAGCAGTGGAAATTGCTTG GTTCTTGCCAAGATCATGAGAAGGAACTGGCAGCACTGTTTCAGCTCTGGTTGGAGACCAAAGACCAGACTTTTTTCAAA GAAAATGAAGACAGCTCAGATGCCACACCAATCCCCAGAGT AACTGACTATGTAGTCCGACCTAGCACTGGAGAGGAGAAACGTGTGTTTCAGGAGCAG GAACGTTACCGTTACAGCCAGCCCCACAAAGCTTTCACGTTCCGTATGCATGGCTTTGAGTCGGTTGTTGGTCCTGTGAAGGGGGTGTTTGACAAGGAAACCTCATTAAACAAAGCCCGAGAGCATTCTCTCCTGCGCTCAGACCGACCAGCTTATGTCACCATCTTGTCCCTCG ttcGTGATGCTGCTGCTCGCCTTCCTAATGGAGAAGGAACTCGTGCTGAAATCTGTGAGCTGCTTAAAGATTCCCAGTTCCTAGCTCCCGATGTTACAAGTGCTCAA GTTAATACTGTTGTTAGTGGTGCTCTGGATCGATTACATTATGAGAAGGATCCCTGTGTGAAATACGATATTGGACGCAAATTGTGGATCTACCTGCACCGGGACAGGAGTGAGGAAGAGTTTG AACGGATCCACCAGGCTCAAGCTGCTGCAGCGAAGGCCAAGAAAGCTCTTCAGCAGAAGCCGAAACCTCCAGCTAAAATG AAATCTAGTAGCAAGGAGAGTTCTGTGAAAGCACTCCCCAGCAGCACATCAGAGCCCAGTCAGCTGAGCCTTAGTGACTCCAGCATGCCACCGACTCCTGTGACTCCTGTCACACCAACTGCACCAGCATTGCCGGCAACGCCTATTTCACCCCCACCAGTGTCTGTGGTTAGCAAGAGCGTATCTAGTGCTGGATCGGAGCCAGCAAAACCCAACCAAAG TGTTCTTCTGGTATCTTCCCCTACCATGCCACAGCTCGGGACGTTGCTTTCCACAGCCCAGAGTTCACAATCACAGCCAGGGCCGCAGCCGCCTCCCACCCGCGTGGTAAGTCATACCACCTCCTCCGGACTGCCGCAGGTCCGGGTGGTCACTGCCCAGTCCAGCCTCCCAGCGGTGTCCCAGCAAGCCCCGGTGGTAACCCAGCAGCAGCAACCGACATCAGTGCCTCAAATCCGTGTTCCAGCTACAGCCACGCAAACCAAAGTGCTTCCTCAG gCTGTGATGACTCTGCCGGTAAAAACTCAAACCAGCCCAGTGCAGGTGCAAAGACCAGGAAGCTCCGTGACGGGACAGACGGGCATCACTGTGACAGGACTGTCTGCAGCACCCAGTCCTGCTGTCAAGCCAGTAACCAGCTCCCCGGGCAGTTCTGCTACAAGCACCTCCTCTACCACTGTCATCCAGAATGTAGCTGGCCAGAATATCATCAAGCAG GTGGCTATAACAGGGCAACTCGGCATGAAGACCCAGCCTGGAAGTGGCATCCCACTCACGGCGACCAATTTTCGGATCCAAGGAAAGGATGTGTTGCGCCTACCCCCGTCCTCTATCACCACAGATGCAAAGGGACAGACTGTGCTGCGTATCACCCCGGACATGATGGCCACCCTGGCCAAATCACAAGTCACTACTGTCAAACTGACTCAGGACCTCTTCACGGCAGCTGCGGGAAGCAGTGGTAGTGGGAAGGGCATCTCTGCAACTTTGCACGTGACATCCAATCCTGTCCAGACTGCCGATTCTCCAGCCAAGACAAGCACGGCCACTTCTGCTTCTTCCAGCCCAGCTGGAAGCACAGTGGTTAAAGTGACTCCTGACTTAAAGACTGCAGAGCCAACAAGCTCCGCTTTCCGGCTGATGCCTGCTCTGGGCATGACCGTGGCAGACCAGAAGAGCAAAGCCATAACTACGGTGGCGTCCACTGAGGCCAAGCCGGCTGCTACTATAAGAATcgtgcaggggctgggggtgatgCCGCCCAAAGCTGGGCAGACTATTACGGTAGCTACTCATGCTAAGCAAGCGCCCTCTTCCTCAGCAGTGAGCGTGCCCGGCACAGTCCATACCTCAGCTGTCTCTTTACCAACCATGAGTGCCACAGTGTCGAAAGCAGTTGCTGTGGCctcgggagctgctgggactCCCATAACTATAGGCACAGGAGCCACTGCTGTGCGGCAGGTACCCGTCAGCACCACAGTAGTATCTACATCCCAGGCA GGTAAACTACCAGCACGAATAACAGTGCCTCTGTCAGTGATCAGCCAGCCAGTGAAAGGCAAGAGTGTGGTGACTGCCCCCATCATCAAGGGCAACCTTGGGGCCAA CATCAGTGGGTTAGGTAGAAATATCATCCTGACTACGATGCCAGCAGGGACAAAACTGATCGCTGGGAACAAGCCAGTGAGTTTTCTGACTGCACAGCAactacagcagctgcagcagcaaggcCAAGCCACGCAG GTTCGAATTCAAACTGTACCAGCCTCCCATCTCCAGCAGGGAACAGTGTCTGGCTCTACTAAAGCAGTTTCCACTGTGGTTGTGACAACGGCTCCATCTCCAAAGCAGACCCAAGATCAGCTATGA